ATCCCGAAACCCCACGCCCCCCAGAACCAACCACAAATGGAGGTGGGCAATCTCCCAGCGCTCCCTCACCCATCGAACAGAAAAAATATGTTGATGTCACCTCCCCAATGGTAGGGACTTTCTACCGCGCACCAGCACCAGGAGAATCAGCCTTTGCAGAAGTTGGCGATCGCGTCCGTTCTAACCAAACGGTATGTATCATTGAAGCCATGAAACTGATGAATGAAATTGAAGCTGAAGTATCTGGACAGATAGTGGAAATACTCGCCCAAAATGGTGAACCTGTAGAATATGGTCAAGTTTTGATGCGAATAAACCCTGATTAAGTATTAATCTATATAACGAATGATCATTGTCAAATTTGTTTAGTCCAGTTCTTGCGGGTCAAACAGTAATGAAACAAATGTTGCCTGTACCGCCAGAAGTCGTGCAACAAGTAGCTGAGTATTTCAGCTTACTCAGTGAACCAATGCGTTTACGACTGTTGCATCTGCTGCGGGATGATGAAAAATGCGTACAAGAGTTGGTAGAGGCAACCCAGACATCTCAAGCCAATGTCTCTAAACACCTCAAGGTAATGTGGCAAGCGGGAATTCTCAGCCGCCGCAGCGAGGGAACCTGTGCCTACTACCGTGTGGAAGACGACATGATTTTTGAGTTATGTAACCGGGTTTGCGATCGCCTAGCTAACAGGCTAGAACAGCAAGCCCGGAATTTTCGTGTTTTGAATACAACTAAGTAGCAATCCCTCGGTAGTAAGTAATATGCAAATATTTACGACTATGCAACCAGCTACTTTCTGGTAAATCAGGGAGGGATACGGGTTATAAAGGAAAATTACTATGGAGCGTCTGTTGAGTCGTTACTCTTACAGAGAACCCACATAGTATTCCTGAACTCCCCAATTCCCAATTCCCATTTTTATCAATTTTTCCAAACACGATTCATCACGGTTAAGACCTAAAGTTGATAATTCTTATCAAAACTTGCTCTGGTTAAAGGTTGTTCCAACTCCAATCCTTCTCCACCCAAAACATCTAATTGTTTGCCATTAACCTCAATAAATACCTTACCTGTAGGGTTAGTTGCTGTTGCTGTGTAAACTACCTGTCCTAAACGTCCAATCATCGAAGCGCTACCACCACCACTGGTGTACTCGGTTGATAGATTCACATGGACACCATCACTCTTTACCTTTAAACCCAATAATTTGGTTCCCTGGGGAATAGTACTAGAGTTAGTTCCTTCCGTCGGACCGGCTAGCAAAGTATCAAAGGCGGCAGCTAACACCTGCTGCCCATCATCCTTCGCAACTTTTACCTTAATTGCCTGGGGTACTAATTTAAAACTTTTATCCGTAGCTTGTAACCAATAAATCTCTGCCGACTTTTCAATTGATGGGGTTCCATTGGGTTGTTCTATCCCTGTTCCCGGCGTATTTTGGGGAGAATTCCAAGCATACCAAGCTACACCACCACTCACCGCCACCACAGCAGCGGCGATCGCAGCAATCACACCAGACGAAATCCGATTTGAACCTTCTTGTTTCATATAACGAACCTTCCTAAAATTCTCAAAATAGAATAATCACTATCAAATTTAGTAGATAAAACCTGGGAAGTAATTCTCAGTAACCAGCTTTGTTGAGAAATGTTTTCTGCTCACTGAATTTTCAGACCTAGGTCTATTCTCACAGAATCATTAGCTGACAGCAATTTGCACAATGTATCGGAAAATAAATCCATACTAATTTGCGCTACAGAGGGATTCTCTGTTACCCAGCCCATATTCAACATGGCATTACCTTAATTCTTTATTCCTGCTTATTTCCCGTAAATCGGTATAATATTCAGATTCCAATAAATTGTCTAACAAAAAATTCTATTCCACCCCAAATTCAATACAATTTATCTCATAAAATCTATAACTCATGACGTTATCTAAGAATCTGAAGTTTCCCAAAATTGAGATGTCGGTTCAATCCGTATAAAAATTGCTACTTCTAACGCTTTTGGCTGCATTTCTAATTTCAGAATTCTCAGAGTTAGCCCACCCGCATCTAAATGACCTAGGTCTAATCTTTGGTTAATATTTTTAACAACTAAGTTAACAAATTGTGACGGAACCTGTTGACCACCAACAAATATGACAGGCTCAATCAATTTTAACTGTCTACCACGAACTATACCCAATCCCGAAGATATTTTTATCGGCAAAGGCTGTTGATTGTTTTGTGCCAATTCACCCTGAAACTCAAAACGATTATTCTCAGAAAAAATTATTTTGGGATGCTGTAAATTAATACCAGGTGACTGCAAGTTATTATTACCACTTCCCAAGGAGGTAAATTTTTGTAATCTAGAGGTAAATGTCGGCGATTGCAAAAATTTATTGACATCTTCTGGGGTTAAAACTAATCGTACACCTGCCTGTATTGGTTGTTGGAATTGGGGGCGCTTCTGATTAAAACGACGTAAATTCAAGACAATTTCATCGGTCTCTAACTCTAAAAGAGAAATCCGAATATCCTGCTTTTTCAATTGCAATGAACGTCCCGCAATCCGTAACTTTGTCACCTTCCCTTGCAATAATCCATGGGTAGGAGCATTATCAACACGTACTAGTAATTCCCCTTCTGGGGTCAATTGAGAACGAATGGCTTTTTCTGCGGTACGTTCCACGATTAGCCCCGCAGGGGTGAAAATACCCAGTAAACTGGAAAGAAAAATTGTCAGAAATTCCATGAAAGTAAAAATTTCAACATCGGAATGCCCCTAAATTTACCAGAGAAGTTGGAAATAGGTAAGAATTATTTCCCCTTGAACTCCCTAATCCCTTAAGCTTTTAACCCTTTAACCCCTTATCTGTCCATTGAAACTCAATACACAAATCCAAGGTGCTGGTTTTCCGCTTCTTTGTTTACATGGTCATCCCGGTTCCGGTGCGAGTATGGGTGTATTTACCAGCCATCTCCAGCAAGGTTATCGGACTATTGCCCCAGATTTGCGCGGATACGGCAAAAGTCGCTTCCGTGATGATTTTGCTATGGAAGACCATTTACATGACTTAGAGGCTCTCCTAGACCAGTTAAATATTGATAAGTTCCTGGTATTGGGATGGTCTTTAGGCGGTATCTTAGCGATGGAACTAGCCCTGCGTTTTCCAGAAAGGGTGACAGGGTTAATCCTGGTTGCTACAGCTGCCAGACCTCGGGGCAATCATCCACCCATCACTTGGCAAGATAATTTATATACAGGGATTGCGGCACTGTTAAATTTAGTTAAGCCGGGATGGCGGTGGAATATTCAGACTTTTGGTCGGCGATCGCTGTTTCGTTACCTGATTCAACAGCACCACCCCACAGCATACAACTACATTGCCCAAGCTGCCGTTCCAGCCTACCTACAAACATCCCCAGCAGCCACCAACGCTCTCTATACAGCCATTCGGGCAGGCTACAACAGAGTGCCTGACTTAAAAAATATTACTTGCCCTAGTTTAGTACTATGCGGTGCCCAAGATAGACACATAACCCCTGAAGCGAGCCAAGAAACATCCGCACATCTGGTTAACAGCCAATACTATTGCTACCCCAACACCGCTCACCTACTTCCCTGGGAAATCCCCCAGCAATTACTAGCAGACATCGATCAATGGTTATCAGAGAACCAGGAAAATACCGTCCACTCCCCGGAAAGTCAATAGACTTACCCACCAACTCCACTGTGAACACCCAAAATTAGGCTCACAAGCACAGCTGTAGATAAGTCTAAATACAAATAAATATTGAGAATGCGACTAAATACGATTTTGTAGTCGATGAGAAACTAGCCTTATAAACAGTTATGAGCGATCGCGGATTACCCAACAGTGAGAATCTATCTACCAAAATTAAAACTACCTTGGATAGTAAATTAACTCACTGTCTTCTATTCCTTAGTCGCTGCCCCCTGCTAGCATTATATTTGACCGCTAAAGGCAGGCTTTACTTTACGGTCAATCCGTTCCCCCAAGTCATCAGCAATCGTCAGATTGCTTGGCTTACAACGTTTGATCTCTACCTTAATGCCCTGCGCTCCTTCCGTTTCCAAATCTTCTACGTAACCTTTAGTCGCCGCTTGGGCTTCTGTGGAACTTAGGAATGGTCCAAAGTAGTAGGTGCAACGGGGATTTTGGGTTACAACTTCTACCCACCAAACCAGACCTAAGCCCTCAGAGGCATTAATCAACAATTCCTTAAAATTATCCCAAATGGTTTTCATGGTTTTTGTCGATTTCTAAACGTGGTAATCGGTTTTAAATGGACTGTTAGTGATGATTGTCTTTACACTTCTTTATACTCTGTTACGATTCTTTTTTCCAAGATTTTTTTTGTAATTTATCCAAATACAACGTGTTATTCCAACGCTGGCGATAAATTTCATAGAGGGTCATACCCGCAGCTACAGAGGCATTCAGGCTCGGCGTCTTCCCTTGTAGCGGAATTGACACCAAAAAATCACAACATTTTTGTGTCAACAAACTTAAACCTTCACCTTCTGCACCAACGACCAAAACGATCGCCCCATTGAAATCAACCGTATGTACGCTTTCGCTAGCTTCGGCGGCAGTACCATAAATCCAGAAGCCTGAAGATTTTAACTCTTCTAAAGCCCGGTGTAAATTCACCACCCTCGCCACAGGGAAGTTTTCTAAAGCACCTGCTGCTACTTTCATCACTGTGGAGGTGACTCCCGAAGCCCGACGTTGGGGGATAATTAGACCTTGAGCGCCAATCGCTTCAGCAGTACGGATAATTGCCCCCAAATTATGGGGATCGGTAATACCATCCGCAGCAACAATCACGGGATCATTCACCTTTTTGGCTTGCTCAATCAACTCATGCAAGTCCATATACTCATGGGGAGAGACTTGAGCTGCTATACCTTGGTGGTTTGCGGCAAAGGTAATTTGATCCAAACGCTTTGGTTCAACTTCATCAATGATGGCACCATTTTCCTTGGCGCGGGCAATTAAAGAATGAAATCGGGGATCGTAACGCAGACGCGCAGTAATCCAAATGCGGTTGAGATTCCGCTCATTTTCTAAAGCAGTCAAAACAGGATGGCGACCATAAATCAGATCACAATCTTCCTCTGGTGGTTTCTCCACTAGTAGGGGAGGACGAGGACGACGACTAGGACGGGAACCAGGGGCAACAAATTTGTCCTCTCCTGGACGGGGGTGACGAATTTGTCTAGTAACAACACGCTTGCCTTTGAGTTTCAAAGGTTGCCCACCATTATTTTCAGCAGTAGAGTTTGCTTTCTTAGGTTTATTTGTCATGGTTGAATAAAATTTGAGGTATAGCTGAATAGTGGGCATCCTGTCATCTCAAAATATACTGAATCTACTTGTGTGATTCCGCTATCGTGAGGAGGATTTCACCGCTATTTTTGCAGTTGAAGTTTTTGCAGTAATTCCATCAAACGCTGGAAATCAGTTAAATATAGATAACCAATTAAGGTTTCTAAACCTGTTGCTTGCTGATATGTTTGGGGATTAACCCGCTTTGGACGACCTGTAGCAGCATTACGACCCCGACGAACAACTTCTAATTCGGTATCTTTGAGGTGAGGAGTCAGCGATCGCAATAGTTCTGCTTGTGCCTCTGCTCTGACTTGTGCTACCACTAAACGGTGATAAGCATCCGAACGCTGTGGTGGCAGGAGATAGAACGCCCTCACGTACAGTTCATATACTGCATCCCCTAAATATGCCAAAGCTGGAGGAGATAGCTGCCGTACTTGACTAAGAGAAGAAACTGTTGGCGACAATAGCTCAAGAGTTACGCCCGCCATATTACACCAAGACGACTCCATGTTTATTGGTTCATCCTGAGACTGTAATTGTTTTTCCTCCTTTGATTCCACAAGCTAACTATTCCTGATGGCTAATATTGACAGGGTGGGGGCAGGATTAATGATTGGGATAGTACTTTTACTAGTCGAAGTAGCTGGAAAATAGCACAAGGGGAAATCCTGATTATTTGGTCATGATTTATGATTTCCATGACGTAATTTATCCCCGATACCCAACAGGCTTATCTCTAGTTGTGAGAGTGTTTCATAATTGACTAACTTGAAAATAGGTTAGAGGTGAGAGCATTTCCAACTCTTCTTATTGCCTAATGCCAATACCCTTTTCCTTGCTTTATTTGGATATACCCATTGAATGAAAACTATATACCTAATTAGGGTGATAGTTTAGACCATAGCATCAATGTGATGAAGAAGTTAAGGAGTTGCAAATTTTTCAGTTTTTTTTCGGGATTGCTCCCTATTAACAAGTACCTACATAGCTACCTAGTCTTGGTTTGTACCGATATATTAATAATTTACTGGGAGATATAATACTATATATGCTTTGCGGCAAGATTGGTTAGGTCAAAGTGACAATTTTTTGACCGTTGCCCTGAAGATTGACAGAATGCCTTTGTACATTTTCCAATTCTTCGGAAAATAGAACTATAGCAGGGGTAATATCTCACAAACTATTTCAGACTGTAAGGATTTGTTAAAAGCCTTAATCTAATTGGGAACTGCCATACAATTTACTTCTTACCAAAATTAAGCTATCCAGATGCAAAAATCGGATAGCTAATTTTGTTTATGGTCAAGCTATTAGGATTGGTTGAGATTTTCCAAAGCCGCATCAACTGATGTTTGCAGGGCAAGGAATTTCTCTAAGCGTACAAGCTTGACCGTTTGGGTGACGCGAGCATTGGTGACAATTTGCAAAGTACCACTGGCAGTTTGCGCCTGTTTGGCAAGCTGTACCAAAGCTCCCAAACCAGAACTGTCAACAAAGTCAATTTGGGAAAGATCCAAAATAATATTTTTGGGACCTTCATCAATTTTGTTGCCTAGTACCTTGCGAAATGTCGGCTCAGAAAAAGCGTCTAATAAACCTGTGAGGCGGAACAGCTGACAGTTATCCCGGACTTCACGAGTACCCCGCAGGCTTACGGTGAGATTCAGTGGTTCAGCAATAATTCCCTCCTCCTGTTAACGATGAACGCTCCAGTATATATGGTTTTGAGGTAAGTTGTCTACAACTTACCGAGTGGTTAGGGGTAATTTTGTCAAGAGCCAAGCAATTGATAATTTATCCATAGGAAATCATGGTTGTGTTCAAATCACTGGTGAAGTGGTTTAAGCACTTACCCCTAACGAGCAGAAATTTCCACTCTCTTCATTTTTACCTGACTGTGGCAGATGTGGCTTGTTTTGCTGTTTGCATTGCTTGGACAAACTTGGCAAATAGATAATCTGCATCATGGGGACCAGGAGATGCTTCTGGGTGGTATTGTACGGAGAAGACTGGCAGAGTTTTGTGACTGACTCCGGCAATGGTTAAGTCGTTTAAATTCAGATGACTGATTTCCACATGATTGTTAGGTAAAGAGTCAGGGTTAATCGCAAAGCTATGATTTTGACTCGTGATTTCTACTTTTTGCTGTAAACCTGCGGGTTGATTTAAACCGCGATGACCAAATTTCAGTTTAAAAGTAGTTGCACCTAGGGCTTGTCCCAGAATTTGGTGTCCCATACAAATACCAAACATAGGTTTTTGGCTTTGCAGGAGGTTTTTCGTGGTTTCAATCCCTTCTGTGACTGCTGCGGGGTCTCCTGGTCCGTTGGAAAGGAAAATGCCATCGGGGTTATGCTGGAGAATTTCCGCCGCCGAGGTATCGGCAGGTACGACAATTACGCGACAGCCATAACTAGCCAGACGGCGGAGAATGTTTCGTTTCACGCCGAAATCTAGAGCCACAACGGTGAGGGTTTCTTGATTGTCAGCGATCGCCGGGGAACCATATTGCCAATTTGCCGGAGTGGGGTCAGACCATTCATAAACTGTAGAAGTGGTGACTTCTTGGACGAGGTTTAAACCTTGCATATTGGGCGCTGCGAGGACTTTTTCCAGTAATTCTGCTTCGTCGAGAATGTCCGTGGAAATCCCTCCATTCATAGCTCCATGGGTACGAATTTTCCGAGTCAGGGCGCGGGTATCGATGCCGTAAATGCCGGGGATTTGGTATTGTTTGAGGTAGTCTGGTAAAGATTGGGTAGAACGCCAGTTACTGGGACGGGGACAAATATTGCGAGCGATCGCCCCTCGCACCTGTGGACGTTCAGATTCTTCATCTTCGGGGTTAACACCGGTATTACCTAATTCTGGATAAGTAAAAATGACGATCTGACCGCAGTAGCTAGGATCGGTGAGTACTTCTTGATATCCAGTCATGCCAGTGTTAAACACCACTTCTCCGATCGCTGTGCCAGTAGCACCAAAAGACCAACCTCGATAGGCGGTTCCATCTGCGAGGACAAGCAAAGCAGGTATTGCGTCAGACAGGGGCATAGGCGATTTTGGTGGTGGATATTTGTCGGTTGTCAATTGTCGGTTGCGATGGTTAATTATGCCATGGCTGGATGATTTTAAAGTGGAAAGTTTTTGATCAGATTGGGGATTTGCTAACTTCTTGGTAAATATTCTGCAAATATATTGAGGAATGGATCGGGAATTGGCAATGAAATTGTCAAAATAAGGATAACTGGATTCAGCCTTGTCCATAATCAAAAGTGGAGTTTTGCCATTGCGACCTCAGGAGGTAATCTCACAATAGATGCAGTTTCACTTCCCATTTTCAAAACAGTAGATTTGAGCATCCGATGACAGTTAAAATCAGAATTAATTATGCATCAGTCTTATTTACCCCGGATAACACTTATTTTTTTGGTGTTCATCTCGACTGTTTTGACTTCTGCCTGCCATTCGAGGCAAAATGTCCGGACTACTGTAACACCTCAACCTGAGCCACCTGCACCTAGTGCTGCTGTCGAAAATTCAGTTTCCCAAAGTCCCCACATTCAGGGGGAGGACTCTGTCAGTTTAGCCGCCTATGAATCGGCGTTGGATAAAGCTGCTGGGGCTTTTAGTATCAGTCAGTCTGCCCAATCTACTGGGGATTGGAATTTAGTCGCTAGCCAGTATCGAGAGGCGATCGCGATTATGCAGCAAGTCAAAAAGCTGAGTCCCTACTTTGTTAGCGCCCAAACTAAAATCTCTGAGTATCACAAACAAATGCGATACGCACAAAAGCAGTCAGTGATACGTACGTCGGCAATCACTCAACCTGAGAATAGAAGAATGGCGGTGACAGTTCCCCAGGGGGCAATTTCTGAGGCGGCAAAAACTCAGCCATCCCCCAAAATCCTCCCTGACTCCCGTCCTCAAACTCAAACTTCCATTACCGTACCCACGGCGACACCCAGTGTGACACAACAACAACAGGTATTTGCCGTACCGACAAAACGCCGAACTGAACCAGGGGTGATTGTGGCTCCGATTAAACGTCGGGTAGGCGGTACACCGATTATTGAAGTAACTTTTAATGGCAATCAAAGTTTTGAGATGATTGTCGATACTGGGGCGAGTGGCACTGTGATTACCCAAGCCATGGCAAATGCTTTAAATGTGGTGACTGTAGGTAAAGCCAAGGCAAATACAGCTAGCGCTAAGGCAGTTGAGTTTCCCATTGCCTATGTCGATACGATTGCGGTGGGTGGTTTAACCGTGCGTCGAGTGGCAGTGGCGATCGCCGGAGTAGAATTAGAAACCGGACTCCTAGGACATGACTTTTTTGGGGAGTACGAAATTACCATTAAACGTGATTCTGTAGAATTCCGTCCCCCCTCCTATTCCCAAGCTAACCCTGTAGAAACTGGACTAATTCCTCCAACTTCCTCCAAGCTGCCCCCGTCTGAAGAGTCTCCCTAGCCAGTTTTATGCCCTGGGCATGATCCAATAAAGGAACTGCCTCACCTACTTGTAAAGCTAAAGCGGCATTTAATGCCACAACATCTTCCTGGGCTTTTGTTCCCTTGCCCTGCAAGACATTTCGGAGAATTTCTGCATTTTCTGACACATCTCCACCTTGTAAAGCTATCAGTGGAGCCGGAGTTAAATCTAATTCCTGGGGATTGAGAGTAGTTTGCTGGACTTTGCCATCTGCTAATACTGCTAAATCCGTAATATCACCCAGTCCCGCTTCATCCAGCCTTTCCCTACCATGCAATACAATTGCCTTTGCCGTTCCCAAGTATTGCAGAGATGTAGCAATAGTTGCCAGCAACTGAGGATTAAAGACCCCAATAACTTGCCCCGTGGGGTGGAGAGGATTCACGAGGGGACCAAGTAAATTAAATACAGTTCTGACTTTCAGTGTTTTGCGAATTCCGGCTACAGATTTCAGGGCTGGATGCCATCCAGGAGCGAAGAGAAAGGTAATCCCTACTTCTTTGACTGCGGCTTGTACTCGCTCACTAGGAGCTGTCAAATTGATACCTAGGGCTTCTAAAACATCCGCACTCCCCACACGACTAGAAGCGGAACGATTGCCATGCTTGGCTACGGGAACACCGCAAGCAGCAGTTACAAACGCAACTGCGGTGGAAATATTAAAAGTTGAAGCTCCATCACCACCAGTACCACAGGTATCGACGAGGGGAGTGGGAATTTGAGTTGTGGTTTCTCCTAGGGACTGGGATTGTAAAACCTCTGCCATTCCGGCTAATTCTTCTGGGGATACGCCTTGGCACTGAATTGCAGTTAAAATCGCTCCTGATAGTTCGGGAGGAATTGCTTCACTCAGCCATCCTTCCATCAATTCAGCAGCTTGATTACGAGATAGGGATTGTTTATCTAGTAATTGTTGCAGTAGGGCAGACCAGTTTCCAGTAGGTTGGGAAGGGGAAATCGGCAATTGGCTCATAGCAAGGAGGCAAAAAAGTAAGCGCCATCATTTTCTCACAATTTGCCATGGCTCAATTGTCAAAACTATTCTATGGGTAAAGAAGAAACATCTAATTGATGATGTGGCTGAGGTATGGTAAGGGGGGTTAAAGGGTTAGTAGGGGAGACAATACCCCCGGAGACAACAATTTTAAATGCGTCTTCGATGGACATGGATAAATTTATGACTTCATTTTCTGGGATGACTGCATACCAACCAGTGGTGGGATTGGGGGTGGTAGGAATGAAGATGCTGATTACAGGTGTGGAGATGCGTGATTGAATATCATCGCTCATGGTTCCAGTCACAAAGGCGATCGCCCACATTCCTCGACGGGGGTATTCGACTAGCACGACTCGACGGAACTTACCATTACTATCTTTGAGTATGGTTTCTAAAAGTTGTTTGAGAGTTTTGTATACTTGTCCGGCTAGGGGAATTGCTGCTAAGGAACGTTCACCAAAATCTAGTAACCAACGTCCGGCAATATTCCTTGCCATTAAACCAATAATTAGAATACTCAATAGTGGTACAGTCAATCCCACCAAGAGGTTCAACAAGTTCACCAGTAACGGATGTAGTCCATCAAAAGGATTCAACTGTTTGGGAACTCGTGTGAGAAAATCAATTACCCAATTGGCAATAGTGATTGTTAACCAAATTGTGGTTGCCAGTGGAATTACCACTAGTAAACCTGCAATCAGGTCGTTTTTTAAATCCTGTTTCCACCGTGCGATCGCCAAACCCTGATTCTCCTTTTTTCGGCTAGGGGAATTTTAGATGAATCACATTTCACATTTAGTTTAACAATTAGTTACTCATCTATGATCCCCAATGAGGAAGGTTTCGGGGAAAGGTTGGTTTTTCAGTATCCCGTTAGCGGTTAACTGTCAACCGTTTGCTATTATTTATTATCCATTAATAAATTACCCATCACCCATTTTCTGCTAATTGTCATGGGAATACGAGTAATTCTCAAGGGATTCTCCTAAAATAATTAGCGAGTAATCGTAAATTAATAATATGCGAGTAGTAGCCCTTGTCCCTGGTGGAATTGGCGACCAAATTTTATTTTTCCCCACTTTAGATGACCTGAAGCGAAATTATCCCGACGCTCAGATTGATGTGGTGACTGAACCGCGTTCCAAACCTGCTTACAAACTGAGTAAGTCTGTGAATGAGGTCTTAACCTTTGATTTTCAAGACCGTAACAGTTTAGCTGATTGGGGTAACTTGGTCGGTTCCCTGCGCGATCGCGAGTATGATGCAGTTATTGTCTTAGGACAAAGTTGGTCATTAGGTCTTGTACTGTGGTTGACGGGGATTCCCACTCGTATCGGTTATCAAGGTAGTATTTCCAAGTTTCTGACTCAATCGTTCCCCCAGAAAACACAGCAGTATTTCGCTGCTAGCTACCATGATCTACTTCAAGGTTTTGGGATTAAGTCACCCTGTCCAGAATTAGCGGTGAATGTTCCCAAACCTGATATTGATTGGGCAGATAAGGAACAATTGAAATTAGGAGTCAAGGAAACTGGATATGTTTTGCTCCATCCTGGTTTTTGCCATGGAGCGGGAAAAGCTGGTAGAGAGAGAATTTATCCCTCTGCTAGCTGGGTGGAAATTATCAAGGATATTCAAGAGAAACAACCAGACATTCCCCTCGTCGTTGTGCAATCTGCTGATGATGGAGAATTTGTCCGTCCTCTCAAGGATGCTGTTCCAACTATCAAGGTGACTTTTCCCAGTGACTTGGGTAAGCTAGCTGCGATGATTGCTGGGGCAAATTTAATGCTCTGTACAGATCATGCGCCCATGCATCTCAGTGTTGCTGTACAAACCTATACAATTGCCCTATTTGGTGATGGAGAGCCAAAACAACTTTTGCCCCAGAGCGATCGCTT
The Calothrix sp. 336/3 DNA segment above includes these coding regions:
- a CDS encoding GerMN domain-containing protein; protein product: MKQEGSNRISSGVIAAIAAAVVAVSGGVAWYAWNSPQNTPGTGIEQPNGTPSIEKSAEIYWLQATDKSFKLVPQAIKVKVAKDDGQQVLAAAFDTLLAGPTEGTNSSTIPQGTKLLGLKVKSDGVHVNLSTEYTSGGGSASMIGRLGQVVYTATATNPTGKVFIEVNGKQLDVLGGEGLELEQPLTRASFDKNYQL
- the carA gene encoding glutamine-hydrolyzing carbamoyl-phosphate synthase small subunit, yielding MPLSDAIPALLVLADGTAYRGWSFGATGTAIGEVVFNTGMTGYQEVLTDPSYCGQIVIFTYPELGNTGVNPEDEESERPQVRGAIARNICPRPSNWRSTQSLPDYLKQYQIPGIYGIDTRALTRKIRTHGAMNGGISTDILDEAELLEKVLAAPNMQGLNLVQEVTTSTVYEWSDPTPANWQYGSPAIADNQETLTVVALDFGVKRNILRRLASYGCRVIVVPADTSAAEILQHNPDGIFLSNGPGDPAAVTEGIETTKNLLQSQKPMFGICMGHQILGQALGATTFKLKFGHRGLNQPAGLQQKVEITSQNHSFAINPDSLPNNHVEISHLNLNDLTIAGVSHKTLPVFSVQYHPEASPGPHDADYLFAKFVQAMQTAKQATSATVR
- the rlmB gene encoding 23S rRNA (guanosine(2251)-2'-O)-methyltransferase RlmB; amino-acid sequence: MTNKPKKANSTAENNGGQPLKLKGKRVVTRQIRHPRPGEDKFVAPGSRPSRRPRPPLLVEKPPEEDCDLIYGRHPVLTALENERNLNRIWITARLRYDPRFHSLIARAKENGAIIDEVEPKRLDQITFAANHQGIAAQVSPHEYMDLHELIEQAKKVNDPVIVAADGITDPHNLGAIIRTAEAIGAQGLIIPQRRASGVTSTVMKVAAGALENFPVARVVNLHRALEELKSSGFWIYGTAAEASESVHTVDFNGAIVLVVGAEGEGLSLLTQKCCDFLVSIPLQGKTPSLNASVAAGMTLYEIYRQRWNNTLYLDKLQKKSWKKES
- a CDS encoding Mini-ribonuclease 3, which translates into the protein MESKEEKQLQSQDEPINMESSWCNMAGVTLELLSPTVSSLSQVRQLSPPALAYLGDAVYELYVRAFYLLPPQRSDAYHRLVVAQVRAEAQAELLRSLTPHLKDTELEVVRRGRNAATGRPKRVNPQTYQQATGLETLIGYLYLTDFQRLMELLQKLQLQK
- a CDS encoding TIGR02281 family clan AA aspartic protease; this translates as MHQSYLPRITLIFLVFISTVLTSACHSRQNVRTTVTPQPEPPAPSAAVENSVSQSPHIQGEDSVSLAAYESALDKAAGAFSISQSAQSTGDWNLVASQYREAIAIMQQVKKLSPYFVSAQTKISEYHKQMRYAQKQSVIRTSAITQPENRRMAVTVPQGAISEAAKTQPSPKILPDSRPQTQTSITVPTATPSVTQQQQVFAVPTKRRTEPGVIVAPIKRRVGGTPIIEVTFNGNQSFEMIVDTGASGTVITQAMANALNVVTVGKAKANTASAKAVEFPIAYVDTIAVGGLTVRRVAVAIAGVELETGLLGHDFFGEYEITIKRDSVEFRPPSYSQANPVETGLIPPTSSKLPPSEESP
- a CDS encoding metalloregulator ArsR/SmtB family transcription factor, translated to MKQMLPVPPEVVQQVAEYFSLLSEPMRLRLLHLLRDDEKCVQELVEATQTSQANVSKHLKVMWQAGILSRRSEGTCAYYRVEDDMIFELCNRVCDRLANRLEQQARNFRVLNTTK
- a CDS encoding DUF2993 domain-containing protein — translated: MEFLTIFLSSLLGIFTPAGLIVERTAEKAIRSQLTPEGELLVRVDNAPTHGLLQGKVTKLRIAGRSLQLKKQDIRISLLELETDEIVLNLRRFNQKRPQFQQPIQAGVRLVLTPEDVNKFLQSPTFTSRLQKFTSLGSGNNNLQSPGINLQHPKIIFSENNRFEFQGELAQNNQQPLPIKISSGLGIVRGRQLKLIEPVIFVGGQQVPSQFVNLVVKNINQRLDLGHLDAGGLTLRILKLEMQPKALEVAIFIRIEPTSQFWETSDS
- a CDS encoding DUF1816 domain-containing protein, producing the protein MKTIWDNFKELLINASEGLGLVWWVEVVTQNPRCTYYFGPFLSSTEAQAATKGYVEDLETEGAQGIKVEIKRCKPSNLTIADDLGERIDRKVKPAFSGQI
- a CDS encoding alpha/beta fold hydrolase; translation: MKLNTQIQGAGFPLLCLHGHPGSGASMGVFTSHLQQGYRTIAPDLRGYGKSRFRDDFAMEDHLHDLEALLDQLNIDKFLVLGWSLGGILAMELALRFPERVTGLILVATAARPRGNHPPITWQDNLYTGIAALLNLVKPGWRWNIQTFGRRSLFRYLIQQHHPTAYNYIAQAAVPAYLQTSPAATNALYTAIRAGYNRVPDLKNITCPSLVLCGAQDRHITPEASQETSAHLVNSQYYCYPNTAHLLPWEIPQQLLADIDQWLSENQENTVHSPESQ
- a CDS encoding STAS domain-containing protein, which translates into the protein MIAEPLNLTVSLRGTREVRDNCQLFRLTGLLDAFSEPTFRKVLGNKIDEGPKNIILDLSQIDFVDSSGLGALVQLAKQAQTASGTLQIVTNARVTQTVKLVRLEKFLALQTSVDAALENLNQS
- the accB gene encoding acetyl-CoA carboxylase biotin carboxyl carrier protein: MALDFKEIRELLAAIAQTDITEVILKSDEFEITVRKAVNLPAQILPMAATSLPVIPAAPSPVAVSNPETPRPPEPTTNGGGQSPSAPSPIEQKKYVDVTSPMVGTFYRAPAPGESAFAEVGDRVRSNQTVCIIEAMKLMNEIEAEVSGQIVEILAQNGEPVEYGQVLMRINPD